A stretch of Lactuca sativa cultivar Salinas chromosome 6, Lsat_Salinas_v11, whole genome shotgun sequence DNA encodes these proteins:
- the LOC111911398 gene encoding GATA transcription factor 26 encodes MGKQGPCYHCGVTSTPLWRNGPPDKPILCNACGSRWRTKGSLVNYTPLHARSEPDDFEDHRVSRVKTISIKNKEAKLLKRKPNYDNVVGGGTASFMLGSGSGGGGGGGSGGGGGSGGGFGYDHHNQGFRKGFDEDTSNRSSSGSAISNSDGYMQLGSADASDLTGPSQSSIVWDTMVPSRKRTCINRLKQSPVEKLTKDLHTILHEQQSYFSGSSEEDLIFESDTPMVSVEIGHGSVLMRHPNSTTREEESEASSLSVDTKNEAYSRITSFPVYNVNKNGNFSSRPKNPITQDHANRDNDDKFQILMNHNSPLCKIDLKDVINFEEFTNHMTNDEQQRLLKYLTPVDTVQVPNSLKSMFDSPQFKENLSSFQKLLEEGVFDLSLKNENGRSLKKLALCNAMKSEWVEKYNMVQDTKCKYDNGGSVVGGGRNGMIPGHSVNIKRLRDAQFQPYQGPKTTMKSPKRTSMKASYEQQQKEIIDNDAPGFSPRSLFALPPDNTSLMLDSFKYADENCDQDLLLDVPSHTSFPQAELLRPTSTSSSSIYQNFGGP; translated from the exons TGACAAGCCTATATTGTGCAACGCGTGTGGATCCCGTTGGAGAACTAAAGGATCACTTGTAAACTACACCCCACTTCATGCAAGATCTGAGCCTGATGATTTTGAGGATCATAGAGTTTCAAGAGTGAAGACTATATCTATTAAGAACAAAGAGGCAAAACTACTTAAAAGAAAACCAAATTATGACAATGTAGTAGGCGGCGGCACCGCTAGCTTTATGCTTGGCagcggtagtggtggtggtggtggtggtggtagtggcggtggtggtggtagtggtggtgggttTGGATATGATCACCATAACCAAGGTTTTCGCAAAGGCTTTGATGAAGATACAAGCAATAGATCAAGCTCTGGCTCTGCTATATCCAACTCTGATGGCTATATGCAGCTTGGCAGTGCAGATGCTAGTGATTTAACAG gtccATCTCAATCATCAATAGTGTGGGACACAATGGTACCTTCAAGAAAGAGGACATGTATTAACCGCTTAAAACAATCACCCGTTGAAAAACTCACCAAAGATCTACACACCATCTTACATGAACAACAATCTTATTTTTCTGGATCATCAGAAGAAGATTTAATCTTTGAAAGTGACACTCCAATGGTGTCTGTTGAAATTGGACATGGTAGTGTTCTTATGCGTCACCCAAACTCAACAACTCGTGAAGAAGAATCTGAAGCAAGTTCTCTTTCTGTTGATACTAAAAATGAAGCTTATTCACGCATAACTTCCTTTCCTGTATATAATGTTAACAAAAATGGTAACTTTTCAAGTCGCCCTAAAAACCCCATCACTCAAGATCATGCCAATAG GGATAATGACGACAAGTTTCAGATACTCATGAACCATAATTCTCCACTTTGCAAAATAGATCTAAAA GATGTTATAAACTTTGAGGAGTTCACAAATCATATGACGAATGATGAACAACAAAGATTGCTCAAGTATTTAACTCCTGTTGACACTGTTCAAGTCCCCAATAG CCTCAAAAGCATGTTTGATAGCCCACAGTTTAAGGAGAACCTATCTTCCTTCCAGAAGCTTCTGGAAGAAGGGGTTTTTGATCTTTCACTGAAAAATGAAAATGGTAGGAGTTTGAAGAAGCTTGCTCTTTGTAATGCAATGAAATCTGAATGGGTGGAGAAATATAATATGGTCCAG GATACAAAGTGTAAATATGATAATGGAGGATCTGTAGTTGGTGGAGGGCGTAATGGTATGATACCTGGCCATTCTGTAAATATAAAGAGATTGCGAGACGCCCAATTCCAACCGTATCAAG GACCAAAGACAACAATGAAGAGCCCAAAAAGGACATCAATGAAAGCAAGCTATGAACAACAACAAAAGGAGATAATTGACAATGATGCCCCTGGATTCAGTCCAAGAAGCCTATTTGCATTACCACCTGATAACACCTCCCTCATGCTTGATTCTTTCAAATATGCAGATGAAAATTGTGATCAAGATTTATTACTTGATGTCCCTTCACACACATCTTTCCCTCAAGCAGAATTACTCAGGCCAACTTCAACTAGTAGTAGCTCAATATATCAAAACTTTGGTGGGCCCTAA